A region from the Salvelinus sp. IW2-2015 linkage group LG19, ASM291031v2, whole genome shotgun sequence genome encodes:
- the LOC111979292 gene encoding TOX high mobility group box family member 4-A isoform X2, with amino-acid sequence MDLNFYSELSDGTGQNVDPEFLEAQAYNGYDPINKFPGGSDNYLTISGAGHPFLSSETFHTPSLGDEVFEIPPISLDPDTALSVGDVVSHFGELSGGAGSLAGAGSLARNAVVGGNDPSFASTYVNTTSQVLEHLSLGVMSQPGGGALLSSTLGVELGHSIGSHFSSSSPMTIDVPLGDMNHGLLGHNQLTTIDQSDLSAQLGLGLHGGNILSRSKSPDQLSVTPSPAGSLQDDDMDDFRPCIFPRLSLSTGPAVTPKSVLVDSPMSLSVSPAVLSHLSTMPASSPMLASSVSSALVRRGGGKPAMVAATAGPGGGKKGKKKKDPNEPQKPVSAYALFFRDTQAAIKGQNPNATFGEVSTIVASMWDSLGEEQKQVYKRKTEAAKKEYLKALAAYRANQLSQPSIEVMDTASSPSPPPIPEPVPLAPLVPARPSRLPQHIADQNTITNICASNIILDVPQVTTRSRTGACKPPTLGPTATPTLTPTITKIIISKQMLQAGAKLHQIPNSMVTVLPGGVRTLLPSAPRQPPPLLQMQHAPPPPRLQQMVHSPAPPPLQAKPRGGNAGPGLPVSITATPPPPLQIKIVPASLQADSSLPIIVTTTATAHSIGVNTSAVPASAYSTPTVALQLAKSTDLTASADEDSVTEEFTSGEMEMEFNVSPRATDAASGPLTLCVRVGCTNPAIESTDWDKEYCSSECVATHCRDIFMAWCSIRNQNTMVVK; translated from the exons TTTCCAGGGGGCAGTGATAATTACCTTACCATATCTGGGGCAGGtcatccttttctctcctctgag ACATTCCATACCCCCAGTCTTGGTGATGAGGTGTTTGAGATCCCTCCAATCTCCCTGGACCCGGACACGGCACTCAGTGTGGGGGACGTGGTTTCCCATTTTGGGGAACTGTCAGGTGGAGCAGGGAGTCTCGCGGGTGCTGGAAGCCTGGCGAGGAATGCTGTGGTGGGGGGCAATGACCCCTCCTTTGCCTCCACCTATGTGAACACAACCTCTCAGGTCCTGGAGCACCTGAGCTTGGGGGTGATGAGCCAGCCTGGAGGGGGGGCCCTGCTCAGTTCAACACTAGGGGTG GAACTTGGCCACTCCATTGGCTCCCATTTCAGCAGCTCCTCTCCAATGACCATTGATGTCCCACTTGGTGACATGAATCATGGCCTATTGGGACACAATCAGCTAACCActattgaccaatcagatctgagCGCCCAGCTTGGGCTTGGCCTTCATGGCGGGAACATTCTGTCTCGTTCCAAATCACCTGACCAGCTGTCTGTCACGCCCTCTCCAGCGGGCTCTCTCCAGGATGATGATATGGATGACTTCAGG CCTTGTAtctttccccgtctctctctgtccactggtCCCGCTGTCACCCCGAAGAGTGTGCTGGTCGACTCTCCgatgtccctgtctgtctcccctgcGGTACTCTCCCACCTCTCCACCATGCCAGCCTCTTCCCCCATGCTCGCCTCCTCAGTCTCCAGTGCCTTGGTGAGGCGCGGCGGGGGCAAGCCTGCCATGGTGGCCGCTACGGCAGGGCctggaggagggaagaaggggaagaagaagaaagatcCCAACGAGCCCCAGAAACCAGTCTCTGCCTACGCCCTGTTCTTCAGGGACACTCAGGCTGCCATCAAGGGCCAGAACCCCAACGCCACATTTGGAGAGGTGTCCACGATAGTAGCCTCCATGTGGGACAGTCTTGGGGAAGAGCAGAAAcag GTGTATAAGAGGAAGACGGAAGCAGCGAAAAAGGAGTACCTGAAGGCACTAGCAGCTTACAGAGCCAATCAGCTCTCACAG CCCTCCATTGAAGTGATGGACACAGCTTCTTCACCATCACCTCCTCCAATACCTGAGCCAGTGCCTTTGGCCCCCCTGGTTCCCGCCCGCCCCTCCCGTCTCCCCCAACACATCGCAGACCAGAATACCATCACCAACATCTGCGCCTCCAACATTATTCTGGACGTCCCCCAAGTCACCACGCGTTCCCGCACAggagcttgcaagcctcccacccTGGGCCCCACAGCCACCCCGACCCTGACCCCCACCATCACCAAGATCATCATCTCCAAACAGATGCTCCAGGCCGGGGCTAAGCTCCATCAGATACCCAACTCCATGGTGACGGTGCTCCCTGGCGGCGTGCGCACCCTGCTGCCCTCAGCCCCGCGCCAGCCcccacctctgctgcagatgcagCACGCCCCTCCTCCCCCGCGGCTCCAGCAGATGGTACACTCCCCAGCCCCACCTCCCCTACAGGCCAAGCCCCGAGGAGGGAATGCCGGGCCAGGGCTTCCTGTGTCCATCAccgccacacctcctcctccactacaGATCAAGATAGTCCCGGCCTCTTTGCAGGCAGACTCATCCTTGCCTATTATTGTTACGACAACAGCAACCGCCCACTCAATTGGTGTCAACACTTCCGCCGTGCCTGCATCAGCATACTCCACCCCTACAGTGGCTCTGCAGTTGGCGAAGTCCACTGACTTGACGGCGAGTGCAGATGAGGATTCGGTTACGGAAGAGTTCACTTCGGGAGAG ATGGAAATGGAGTTCAATGTGTCTCCACGTGCCACTGACGCTGCTTCTGGCCCCCTGACTCTCTGTGTACGAGTAGGATGCACCAACCCTGCAATAGAGAGCACGGACTGGGACAAAGAGTACTGCAGCAGTGAATGTGTTGCCACTCACTGCAG gGATATCTTCATGGCCTGGTGCTCCATCAGGAATCAGAACACCATGGTTGTCAAGTAA